In Bacteroidota bacterium, one DNA window encodes the following:
- a CDS encoding helix-turn-helix transcriptional regulator, with amino-acid sequence MKKSKTKPAWRKLGKKIRQTRKEQNISQAQLAYESGLSREEIYRLELGYINPTYDTLAAIAEALGIQVKELVDFEC; translated from the coding sequence GTGAAAAAATCAAAAACAAAACCAGCTTGGAGGAAACTTGGCAAGAAAATCCGGCAAACCAGAAAGGAACAGAATATTTCTCAAGCCCAGCTTGCCTACGAAAGTGGTTTGAGCAGAGAAGAAATTTACAGATTAGAACTTGGTTATATCAATCCAACCTATGATACTCTTGCAGCAATTGCTGAAGCACTGGGCATTCAGGTGAAGGAGTTGGTGGATTTTGAGTGTTGA